In a genomic window of Etheostoma spectabile isolate EspeVRDwgs_2016 unplaced genomic scaffold, UIUC_Espe_1.0 scaffold00010384, whole genome shotgun sequence:
- the ntaq1 gene encoding protein N-terminal glutamine amidohydrolase → MKPGVRITPSRENCVYTSCYCEENVWKLCEFVRAERSAALDQLEVVFISNETRTVPLWRQKSGRGDQPVIWDYHVILLQVEPPGPSSSSSVVYDLDSELEFPCSLELYAAEALHTDTHLRAQYHRKLRVIPADCFLLNFASDRSHMKNSDGSWKMPPPAYPPIQTAESQMNLDDFISVSPAVGWGGVFSLDRFLQTHGILGRAGAASSS, encoded by the exons ATGAAGCCTGGAGTCAGAATCACACCGAGCCGCGAAAACTGCGTTTATACCAGCTGTTACTG TGAGGAGAACGTGTGGAAGCTGTGTGAGTTCGTGAGAGCCGAGAGATCAGCAGCGCTGGACCAGCTGGAGGTGGTCTTCATCTCCAACGAGACCAGAACG GTTCCTCTCTGGAGGCAGAAGTCTGGACGAGGAGATCAGCCGGTGATCTGG GACTACCACGTCATCCTGCTGCAGGTAGAGCCTCCAggtccttcttcttcttcttctgtggtgtaTGACCTGGACTCTGAGCTGGAGTTTCCATGCAGCCTGGAGCTGTACGCAGCCGAGGctctacacacagacacacacctcagAGCCCAGtaccacag GAAGTTGCGTGTGATCCCTGCTGACTGCTTCCTGTTGAACTTTGCGTCCGACCGTTCTCACATGAAGAACTCAGACGGGTCCTGGAAGatgcccccccccgcctaccCCCCCATCCAGACCGCAG AGAGCCAGATGAACCTTGATGACTTCATCAGTGTGAGTCCTGCTGTCGGCTGGGGGGGGGTCTTCAGCCTGGACCGCTTCCTGCAGACGCACGGCATTCTGGGACGGGCGGGGGCCGCGTCTTCATCATAG